The DNA segment TCCGACAATACACCTGAGTTATCTCTTactgattttttaaaatcaaaaggtTCTCTCCACCAATTCAGTTGTGTGAGCGACCACAACAAAACTCGGTGGTGGAACGAAAGCATCAACACCTTTTGAATGTGGCAAGGAGCTTGTATTATCAATCCGATGTCCCAATTTATTTTTGGGGTGAATGTGTTGCTATTGCAGCTTTTTTGATCATTAGATCTCCCTCCTCTACTCTTGGCTGGAAGTCCCCTTATCAGTTACTTTACAATAAGGCACCCGCATATGAAGACTTGAAGGTGTTCGAATGCCTTACCTATACTTCGACTTTACCTTCCTCTAGGAACAATTTTTCACCAAGAGCCATTCCAGCAGTTTTTCTTAGCTACCCACGAGGTTACAAAGGGTACAAATTCTATAATCTCAagaatagaaatttttttatttcaaaggATGTGATTTTTCATTAATTGAATTTTCCTTTCAAGCTGGCAACACTTATTCTTCTTTACCTGATCTTTTTGATGATCATGTCCTTCCTAAGTCAATTGAAGTTTTTCTTAATACACCTCAACTCGTTTCTCTGGCTACACCTGTTCCTATTGTAACACAGCCATAAGCTGAGAACCCACAACCGTTAAAAAAAAGTCAGCAACTCTATAGGGTGCCTACTTATCTTACAGGCTACCATTGCAACAATGCAGTGAATCCTTTGGCAATGGTGCATTTTTGTTCTTATGAGAGATTGAGTTCAGCATACAAGGATTATTGTATGCAagtttctaatttttataaacccTAATTTTATCACCAAGCTGCCAAGTATCCCCAATGGTAACAGGATATGGCTAAGGAATTACAAGCTATGGAGAATAACCGTACATGAGAGGTGGTTCTGCTTCTGATCGGAAAACATTGTATTAGTTATCGATGGGTGTATAAGGTGAAGCGCAAACAAGATGGGTTAGTTGATAGATGCAAAACTCGTTTGGTTGCTAGAGGAAACACTCAACAAGCTGGTGTAGACTATAAGGATACTTTTTCATCCATTGCCAAACTCACCATTGTTCGTTTACTCCTTGCTGTTGCTGCTGTGAAGAATTGGAAATTGTTGCAGCTAGACATTAATAATGCCTTCTTGAATGGTGATATTGATGATAAGGTGTATATGCAACTACCTCAGGGATATGCCAGCAAGGGGGAGCAGGGGAAGAAGCTTGTATGCAAATTAAACAGGTCAATCTATGGCTTGAGACAGGCTTCGAGGCAATGGTTTACCAAGTTCTCTACTGCTTTGCTTGGTGCTGGTTTCACTCAGTCCAAATCAGATTATTCTCTATTTCATAGAGGAATAGGCGATTCACTTGTTTTGGTGCTTGTATATGTCGACAATATCATTGTTGCTAGTAAACTTAGTGATATGGTTGTCCAAACTCAGCAAATTTTGCAAGGTCTTTTCAAACTTAAAGTGCTTGGCTCCTTAAAGCATTTCCTTGGATTGGAGATAGCAAAATCTAAGGAAGGAATTTGTTTGTCTTAATGAAATTACGCCCTTTCTTTGCTTGAAGACACTGATTTTTCGGATTATAAATTTGCCTCTATACCCTTGAATCCAAACATAAAACTTACTGCCACTGATGAGGATTTGTTCGAGAATGTAGAACAATATAGGAAGTTGATTGGTAGATTGCTTTACCTCACTATTTCAAGACCTGCTATTTGCTTTGTTGTGAACAAGCAGAGCCAATACATGTCTTCTCCTTGCACTATCCATTTGGATGCTGTCTATCATGTTTTGAGATATTTGAAGGCTGCACCTGGGTAGGACTTGCTTTTTTCGGTTTCTTCTCCTTTATCGATCAAGGCATATAGGGATGCTGATTTGGAAAGCTGTGTCGAAACTAGACGATTTACTACCGGCTATTACGTCTTCCTTGGCgattctctaatctcatgaaaGTCGAAGAAACAAGATACAGTTTTGAGGTCCACGATTAAAGCAGAGTATCGAGCACTTGACAATATCACTGCTGAAGTTGTGTGGATTATGAGGCTGCTTCAGGATTTTGAGATATAAGTTAATCCGCCTTTCATTTTCTGTGACAGCAAAGCTGCAATACATATTGCAGAGAATCTCACCTTCCATGAGCGTACCAAGCATATTGAAATGGATTGTCACTTTGTTCGAGAACGTGTACAAGACGGTATTGTAAAGCTGGTGCACGTGAAGTCAGGACATCAGCTTGCCGATGTTTTAACAAAAGCTGTGCAGCCTACCTTGTTTAAAAACTTGATCAGCAAGTTGGGAATCATTAACATTTTTTTCCAACTTGAGAGAGAGTATTAGCAGATATCTTGTTTTACTTGTTATGATTGTTATTTATTTACTGTAGTTAGTTAACCTTATTTAGAGAAAAATCTTTTCTGTTAGGTTAGGAGTTTGTTAGCCTGATATGTATATGTGTATATATTCCACCCCAAATTAATAGAGATGCatcagaaaattatttttaataccaTTTTTTGTTCTAACACACTACTAACTTTAGTTATAGGTAGGTGTATGATATTGACTACTAAAATTGTTTATCTTTACCTGTTACatcacttaaaattttaaatattttttggtgtatatacaatttttttataatattttaaaatttaaataattaatgtgtTTATGGTTAAACTAATGTTAAACATTTTTCACGTTTATaactgaaaattttattaaaataaaatctaattaataAGAAGAGTCAAATAAGAATTAAGTAATAAAttgttaaactaaaaaataacatttaattagtaattttttttttttttaaataacacaTGCTTTGGGAAAGAGAAAGTAATATAATACTGATATCAAGGAGAGTGGGTAAAGTAGCTTTTCTTTTTCACGTGTATATGCTTACACTAAAGAAGATCTGAGAATGATTCGCTTGAATTGGCAAATCCTTTTAGTGGGACATAGCTCTTGTCCTCTTTTCATGTTCTTATATGTAGGTGGTGTTATCAAAATTACCAACTTAATTCTTTAATTTACAATATGACAAAACACGAAAAGCCCTTGAAGGACCGATGATACTCTAGGCttttttacatatataaatttaaaaaaaaaatcaatattacATGATTTTCgttcttctttaatttatataaattttaaaattttttatcttaaatatttttaaaaatacttatttttaaaaaatagtaagCATAAACACATTTTTTTATNNNNNNNNNNNNNNNNNNNNNNNNNNNNNNNNNNNNNNNNNNNNNNNNNNNNNNNNNNNNNNNNNNNNNNNNNNNNNNNNNNNNNNNNNNNNNNNNNNNttttttttattagaataaatacaaatatattaatttaatatttttaaatactatttttatatttatatatttctaaGTGTTGTGTCCATATTAACAAACGCAATCCAAATGGCCTACAACCTTGGCCTTTTATACTCACTCACTCATCCATCACTATTCTCGAACCTCACCCCACCCGATTATCCATCAAGAAATTTATCGCATTCAATATCCTCTTTTTTTTGGTGTCTTGTCGGATTCAATATCTATTgttttaaaatgtttaaataAATCCAATGAGAGAGATTCTCGCCAATCCCCTAAATTGGGCTTAATAAACGAGGCGGCCCAGCATGCTTCCGTGATTGGATTGGGTTAAGAAGGCCTGCTAAATCTCCTACTTAATGAGCAATAATTCATCCACACTCTTAAATAGAATTTGGATACGTAAAGCTTAGGCCCATTATCtcaccaaacaaaaaaaaattgataagaaTTAATTCTTCGTTTAGGAAAtataatgagaaaaaaaaaataattcatacaCATAAAAACATGTTGCaatatgcaaaaataaaaaaataacacataATTTGGAACGGTTCTTGTGCTGCTGCTACCAAGAACTATGTATCCAACACCAGTTTTAGAGTGAAACCATTCACGGTGGCTTTGTCAATGACTTGGTGATGGATGCTCTATTGCCCAAGACCAATCACTGGGCAAGAACTGCTTCTGTTATATCACTGAGGTTGTTCTGTGGCTGCTCAAGTGGTGAGTTATGTAATCAGAGATGGGGATAGCATTGAAGCAGTGAATGCCATTGACAATCCTGATAATGTCATTGTTGGTTGTCTGTTTTATATACCTCTCAATTCAAGTGAGTGATGATTCTCCTTCAACTGCATAGAGCAGACACCTTTATTTGATTGATTCATGTAATGAACATTTTTGTATTCCATGTTACTGCATTGCAGTTCCTGGATGTAATGAacatttttgataatttttcagGTATAGTTTAAGTAAGGATATAATGAATAACTTGTGTATTTTAACTGTCTGAATTTCGAACCATACAATATGATTGTCTGTGAAGTAATTGTAAAGAtgcactttttcttttacaGCTGATCAAGTCAATCATAATGGTTggatttttcttatcatattgaGCATTATTCTGTGTATTACTCTGACCCTAAGATCATCAAAATGTATTGCTGAAGCAAGTAATCAAGTAAAAGATGATGAGGAAGGAAAGATATCTCATAAATTACATATTAATGGGAATCCATGTTTCTTTTGTGGTTCTGGAGGGTACATGTGCGGCAAAAGTACTTTGGACGAGGAGCGAGATGATGGTGAATCCAGCAATCTCCAAATTACAGTTTCAAAACCTTCAAGTAATCAACCTCACATTAGATTCTCCACTATACACATGTTCAGGAGGCTATGCATAACTTATATTTGTTACTGCAGCTACAAGACCTGATATATTTGGCATGGAGAAGCCTATAGTTTTAGCATACTTAAGAGATTTTTGGCGCAACTAATGGTTTCGCTGATTCAAATCTGCACACAGAACAGATGGTTCTGTTTACTATGGTCTATTCAGGGACCAGGTTTGTGGCTAAGTTACTAAATCTGTTCATAGGGAAGTTATGATTTTCATACTGTTTCTGATATGCATGTAAATCCTTCTAGGAAGTTGCTATTAAAAGGATGACAACTACACAAACTAAAGAATCTATGATAGAATTGAAAGCTATGTGCAGGGTTCATCATGTTGGTCATTTCACTGTTGTTCAAAGTAAATTATATGCTCTGATTTTGGAGCTAAATGCTTGGCATTTGAAGGTTGAGTCCCATATTTTTGTTACTTCGTTCAAGGTAGAATTTATCGGTTATGCAGCTAGTCATGGTGACGAGATTTTCTTGATTTATGAATATGCTCAAAAGGGTTTACTCAGAAGCCATTTACATGATCCTCAAAATAAGGGTAACATCGTGAAGATGCTTTGATGTTTGTCATGTATATAAATTCACCCTCAAATTGAAAATGATTCACACACAAACATTCCTCTAAAATATAGAGTTAAAGATCCTTCATTTTTTGTTCTTGGTTGGATCATGAGGGCTCAGATTGCGCTTGATGCTGCTAGGGACCTTGAATACATACATGAGCATACAAAAGCTCATGATGTCCATCAAGATATCACCACAAGCAACATTTTACTTGATGCTTCCTTTAGAGGCAAGGTAAAACCAAAACATTTCTCTAATTGTCAgatctctccttctctctttgTTTCTAGATATCAGATTTTGGGTTCGCAAAACTTGTAGCTAAAAGAAATGTTGGAGAAGCTGCAACAAGAAAAATTGCTACTTCATATGGATATCTTGCTCCAGAGTAATTAAGTAATTTACATCCAGACACTCAACAGGCACAATCATTCAAAGTGAATTGAAATGATTACAACTTTTAAAATCTTAATATTGTGCATATACTTGGGAGATGGCCTTGCAATGACCAAGAGTGATGTCTTCGCATTTGGAGTTGTTCTTTTCGAGATCATATCAGGGAAGGAGGTCCATTGGCATCTGTTGTAAGTTCTGCTTTCAGAAGATGTAACTATTAAGTAAAGATAGTGTACCTCAGTAATCACAACATGACATTTCAAGGTGTGTGTTTGCTTTTCAGCTTTAGTTTTTAGAACTTCATTAGCATTTGTCTCATTCTTATCATAGAAACTTAACCTGCACAAAAAGTTTGAAGTCACGTGTAATTAGTTAGGATTGCTAGGCTTATATGTATAACTAATAGCAGAGTCTCATTCCTTCTTTTGTGGAATTTAGTTTAGAGTTTCTGATATAAAAGAAAACCTCACTCTCCCTCTTTGAGGTTCTGATGTAATCTGAGCTCTCACTTTAtaccaattcttcttcttcaacactcATTGCAGATGGTTTCCATTCTTAGGAGCACGTCAAGCCTGAGAGACAACATTGATCTTAGCATGATGAATCTGTACCCTTATGATAATGTATTTAAGGTAAGTGTGTTTCTCCTATTtcaaaaccttagaaaattgaAGGTTCTTCATCTCATTATGATCCAGAAAACTGTAATTTCTCAAAATCTCACCCCACAAGTTTGTTGTGCATAGATGGCCTAATTCTGGGGAGATAATTTACAAAGCAAGGCTTTCTTTTTTCTCATATCTTGCATTACACCCTCATATCCATTGGATCAGCGACTTGTCAGGGATTTGGTGGTTCAACACCTTTGTCCATTGCCCTGAGTTTAGTCTTATAATTTGTCACACATGATCCTTTTCTTGGCAGGAATATGTAACATTGCAATTTTTACCTACTGATCTCATAATTGTTTTTGacaattttttaagttaaaatgCAATACTGATGCACCATTTTCCAGGATCTTGGTAAATAATACACCTTCATATTGACGTGAGACtacaaatattaaatacatTAATGGGTGTCACAGATAGTGGAATATTGTGATACATTATAGCTAATATCAAAATACAACCTTATTTAACAAGTGAAGCTAACACCCTGCGCGGTGGAATGAATGATTTACGAGAATGAAGAACTGCccaattatcaatcaagagAACATCTCCTTTCTGCCATGGAATAGCAACAGATTCTTCCTCAAGTAGTTTGAGACAATCATAGACTACATCATATGGTAATGGCTGGCCATCACCAAAGGTAACAGCCTTCACAGGATCATTCCTTTCATCCTCCCAGCCAGTGTATGCAGCCACCATGCTATTGAACCATATCTTCCGGTTTCTGCTCTTATCATACTTCACTGCTGGGATTGGACCCATGATTGTTTTCACCCCATCTTCCAACCACTCCAACTTCATTCCCAGTTTAGTAGCCCTGCAAGAGTTTCATTCATATGAGCTATGCATGTTCCACAAAATAAGGCAAATCTATGgcatattttgaaaaaagatgaaACCTTTGCTCAGCTATGGTCTTATCTGAGGTCAAGAAGGTTGATTTCCAGCCACGGCCAATTGGAGAAGAAGGGTTATCATCTTCACCTAAGACCCTTATGTACAACAATCCATGCTCCTCTAACCGCTCAACGAACTCAGGGTACCTCTTCTTCATATTTTCATACACAACATGGCTCAGAACTATTGGTGTCTCCCCTCCACTCGCAGGCTCCACTTCACAGAAAAAGAACAACTTTGAAGGAAATTCCGGAACCTGTTCCACAAAACCCCACCAATTAAGAGAAAGATTGcagctttatatatataaaaaaaatactgaaTTTCACGTGAAATGAAGTAGCATCTTACCTGGGCCATTTCATGGTGGAAAGGGATTTTCTGATCGGGTGGGGACTCATTGGCGGTGAAGACACGACCAACAACGTTGGTGCGAGGGGCGGCGCCACCAACGTAGGGAAGCTCGTCGTAGCCGAAGGCTTCGACGACGTCGTTGAAGTCGGAGGCGGTGTTGACGGTGAATCCCCTAAAAAGCAGAGCACCCGATTTCAGAAGCAACGATTCTAAGTAGGGCTTATGGGCTTTAATGGAGCGCGTAAGTGGAAGAACAGTtgctgaagaagaaggaggagagagTACAGCCGGGAAAGAAACTCCATCGAAAAGCTTCTGCTGAGGAACCTTAATTTCTACGAACGACTCTGCAGCCGTCACTGCCATGGTTTCGTTCCCGCGATCTACTTAGTTAGTTAGGTAAGAGGGtagttttattaataaaataaataataataataaaaataataatcctCCACGTGGACGGAAATTGCAACCAGGTTCATCGTAACTCATAAGTCACCGGATAACGTAAGTACGTAACATAACAATTGGGCTATTGGGCCTCTCTTCATCAAAGGCCCATTTCAATGCCAAAAACAGTTCATACTTAATCTAGTTATGTTCttgaccaaaaataaaaaaaatctaattatgttaaattaataaaatacaaattataattaaatcgTATTTGCTGGTCGTTTTTTTTTTGCCGCAGCTGCAGAATCATTAAGGTTTAAACCCTAACGAACTGAAACTCTTTCTTTCtcgtgtgtgaattctaaagcCCTAAAGTAACAGTGGTTGAGAATGGCGGAACCGAGTGAGTTGAGTCGCTACATTGAGTCATACGTCGATTCTTCTTCGACTCCAGCTCAACAGGTTCAATTCCTTTCAGCTAATAATTATTTCATCTCTGCTTTTTAATCAAAACAGTTGAAttgttggtgatgatgatgatgatgctcaTGTCAATGCAGGCTGCTAGTTTGGACTCAGTTGGGTGTCTTGTGAAATCTGATTCCTTAACTCTGGAAGCTCTGGTGTGTTTCACTTCCTTAACAaatgaaagtaaaataaaaaatatacattttttcaTGCATCagttaatttgtgtcttttcttgttttccgTCTGTTTCAAAATTCAGGTTCGAGAGTTGCAGATTTATTTGACAACAACAGATAATGTTATTCGTGCAAGAGGTGCGTTTTTGCTTAATTTTCCtggttgctattttttttttttttttgccccAACAACTGATATGGCAGTTGATTGAGTTTTTCTCTATCTTAATATATATGCTATGATTTTGTAGAAATTCACTTCTGTATATTTGTGTGTATTTCATACACATTCTAACAGGTAGCGTTGACGaacgtgtgtgtgtgtgtgtatggaTGTGCATTATCTTTTACTAGTTTAATCTTCAAAATAATCTTCAGTACATGTCTGTGTCTCTTGGAAAACTTCAGGAATCCTGCTTCTAGGTGAGGTGCTTAAGCGTATTGAGTCGAAACCTCTTGGCAGTGCAAATATACATACCTTGGTTGTGTTCTTCAAGGACAGGCTGGTCAGTATGAATATTTCTTCTTAAagttttttgtttgaatttctttttaattgagtttttttCCCCTGtcaaaattattctaatttgtTTCTGTCAATGGATTTCTTACTTCATCTGTTGATTGAATTGAGACAATTTCATGGTTTTGATTGGGATTTTGATGCTTTGATTATAAGCTATATAATTACTGAGACAAATTTTCATGGTATTCTCTAATTGCCATGAACAATATAATATTGTTCATGATCAGGCAGATTGGAGAGCACTACGAGGTGCACTTATTGGTTGCTTGTCACTGATAAGGAGAAAAAGTGTGGTGGGGATGGTAACTGGTACTGATGCCAAAGCCATTGTTCAGTCCTTTCTAGACTACATTCAAGTTCAGTCCTTAGGACAGTAT comes from the Arachis duranensis cultivar V14167 chromosome 7, aradu.V14167.gnm2.J7QH, whole genome shotgun sequence genome and includes:
- the LOC107458972 gene encoding clavaminate synthase-like protein At3g21360, with amino-acid sequence MAVTAAESFVEIKVPQQKLFDGVSFPAVLSPPSSSATVLPLTRSIKAHKPYLESLLLKSGALLFRGFTVNTASDFNDVVEAFGYDELPYVGGAAPRTNVVGRVFTANESPPDQKIPFHHEMAQVPEFPSKLFFFCEVEPASGGETPIVLSHVVYENMKKRYPEFVERLEEHGLLYIRVLGEDDNPSSPIGRGWKSTFLTSDKTIAEQRATKLGMKLEWLEDGVKTIMGPIPAVKYDKSRNRKIWFNSMVAAYTGWEDERNDPVKAVTFGDGQPLPYDVVYDCLKLLEEESVAIPWQKGDVLLIDNWAVLHSRKSFIPPRRVLASLVK